The nucleotide sequence GAAATGGGGATCAAGCCATAAAATATGCTGTGGATGAATATTGTTATCCAGTAATTTTCCTACAGCAGCGATTCCGGCTGGCCCAGCTCCAACAACTGCCCAATGAAAAGGCTTTTTGGTAAATTGATTCAAAATAGTTTTCTTCGGTTTAAATAAAATAATTTTACTGGTGGAACCTTTTTTAAACAAGAACATGATCCTGACAAAAAATATTTTTTTGCCTGTAGCAAATTTAATTGCATGATTTTTGGTATTCATGCAGGATTAGCTATTAAAAAATAGCCGCCAAGGCAGTAAGTTAATAGATGAAAACGAAGACCCGATTTGTTTGCAATCAATGTGCAGCGGTTTTTTCTCAATGGGCTGGCCAGTGTACACAATGTTCTGCCTGGAATTCAGTGAGTGAAGAAGGCATTACTGTTGCTGGACGTAATACCCGGATGGGACATTATGCGAATCAGCGTTCGGCAGTGACGTCCGTTGAGGAGGTTGTGCTTGATGCAGAAGTGCGTATGGATTGCGGTTTGTCAGAACTAAATCGGGTGTTAGGCGGTGGTTTGGTGGACGGCTCAGTGGTATTGATTGGTGGCGATCCCGGTATAGGCAAATCTACCTTATTGCTACAAACGTTAGCCAATTTATCCCAAACGCAGAAAGTTCTTTATGTCACCGGCGAAGAATCTTTACAACAAGTCGCAATGCGAGCCAAGCGTCTGCAATTACCTCTGGCGAATTTACGCTTGTTAGCAGAAACACAAGTAGAAATTATCCTCAGTCATGTCCAGCAGGAAAAACCACGCATTGTTGTGATTGATTCTGTACAAACCATTTTTACCGAAACGTTAAGTTCAGCACCGGGCGGAGTAAGTCAGGTCAGGGAATCAGCGGCGCAATTAGTACGTTTTGCTAAAATGACGCAGACTGCTGTGTTTATTGTGGGACATGTCACGAAAGAAGGCGCTTTGGCTGGTCCTAGAGTATTAGAGCATATGGTTGACAGCGTGTTGTATTTTGAAGGCCAAAGTGACAGTCGATTTCGGGTAATTCGGGCTATCAAAAACCGTTTTGGTGCGGTGAATGAATTGGGTGTTTTTGCAATGACTGATCGCGGATTAAAAGAGGTCGCTAACCCGTCAGCTATTTTTTTGTCCCGTCAGCCAGAAGCAACGCCTGGAAGTGCCGTTATGGTAACCTGGGAAGGTTCACGTCCCATGTTGGTTGAGGTACAGGCTTTAGTGGATGAGGCTCATGGTCAGCAAGCCAAGCGGGTTACGGCAGGTCTTGAGCATAATCGCCTGGCTATTTTACTGGCAGTATTGCATCGTCATGGGGGGGTTGCCACGTTCGATCAAGATGTTTTTATCAATGTTGTTGGCGGTGTGAAAGTCACGGAAACGGGCAGCGATTTAGCCTTATTGGCTGCTGTAGTTTCCAGCCTTCGTAATCGAGTTTTTGATCGCGAAACCATTATTTTTGGAGAAGTAGGTTTAGCAGGAGAAATAAGACCCGTACAAAGTGGTCAGGAGCGTTTGCGTGAGGCAGCCAAGCATGGCTTTAAACGGGCTATTGTCCCCTTTGCTAATGCGCCCAAACAAAGCAATTCGTCGTCGATGGAGGTAATTGCTGTTAAGCATTTGCAGGAGGTATTAGGGCAACTCTAGATTTTGCTGATCAACGTCCTTGTTATTCAGCAAGAGATAATTTACGCTGTGAAAAGTGCGCGGTAGTTTTCTTCACTAATTTCCGATTTTTCGATACCCTGAGTTAGCCCCAGAGAGTCACTGGTCTGCAAATATTTTTCTTTATCGTCCACTAACTTCGAGACCATCTCCATAACCGCTTCCTGACAAAACATGTCTTGCACAGACAGAGAGTGTGGGCCAAAGATTGCTTGTTCTGTGGCACTATTACAATTACTTGCTGGGATATATCGGTCGTAGAACGGATGCAGGCTGCTGTGCAAAGTATAATTGGCTTTTTCTGCTAAAAGATATTCTACGTTTTCACGGTAAGTTTTCGCATTAATACTTAAACCTGGTACTAAAGGGATAATATGGAAAAAAAGCGGATAATGAGGTAAGGATTTTGCTCTTTCAAACCATTTCTTTAGATCTTCTTCTACTGAGGTAAATTGTGGAAGAAAAACTCGTAGATCTAGCGGTAGATCTTTAAAGCGGGGATCAGGAATGCGTTTTTGTCTGCTGACTACTTGATTGGTGTCAGGCCGTTTACTCATTGAACAGGTAATGGCTCCATTTTCATTCGTTATAAATGAAAAATTATGGCCTGGGTATACACTCTTTCCGAAAGTACTCGTTAAGCTGGTGGTCGTCGGTGTTGTACCAATAAATAAACTGTTTTTATGGGGTTCTATAATGCTTTTGCTAATGGTAGAAAAAAGATTAGAGTTACCTGAAAAAAGTATTTTTACTATTTTTCCCGTTTGCTTTGGCGTACTCGCCAAACTGAATTCGCCAATACGAGTGGAAAAGTTTCTGTGTGGCAAAGTATACAAGGATGGTATGCCAATTCTTGTAGGGTTTCGAAAAAATTTAGGCATAAGTTTCTCCCGATTTTAATCTAGGCAGGTTAGTCCCTTTACCTTGCGGCTAGTTTATTTTGATGAATTAATAAATTTGCAAGAAAAGCTAAGTTCTATTGCCAGGAAATTGCCTGCTCCACTGCCCCTACTTTTTAGCGGGCCAGCAAAACAGGCGAATCACTTGATAAATCAGCTGAGGAATAGTGAGTAAAATAATAGAGATAAGAGAAAATCTTACTGTATGAGTTGCATTGGTTACTGCTAACAATAGGATAGTTGTAGTTTTCATCTCTTTACTCTTCAATGAAGTAAATTATCTAAAAATTATTTTTCATGGCCTTCTAATATACATGTTGATAATATTGTTGGCAACAAATCGGTGGTAAAAATTTTATTTTTTTGTGAATTAATTTCACATTGATTTTATGAGAGGGTTAATCATGAACGACGATTAATTGGGTTGTGGGTTAGCGGGTTGGGGCTTTAGGTTCCCGCGAGCAAGTCGCGGGAGGTTGAGAAGGGTAAACGTTCTTAGGCCTGTTATCTTTTAGGATTACCAAATCACACAGCGATTCTGGTTAATCATCGGGCTTGGTTCTGAAATGGCAAAAGCGGCCTGGAATTGCGGCATATTGGCTAAAGTTCCATTGACGCGGTAAATCATAGGTGGATGTGGATCGGTAGTCACCATATTGCGGAGTTGTTGAGGGCGTACATTAGAAGCCCAAACATGCGCTGTGCCTAAAAAGAATTGTTGATCGGGCGTAAATCCATTGATGGTTTTAGCATTTTTATAGGCTTTGGAAGCATGGAAGGCGTGATAGGCCAGAGTGAGCCCGCCGAGATCAGCAGTCGCTTCGCCCATTACCAGTTTACCTTTCACTGGTAAATCGCCATCTACCTTATATTGGGAAAATTGCTTCTTAATACAATTGGTTGCATTTTGGAATTTCTTTAAATCCTCCGCTGTCCACCAATTTTTCAAATTACCATGACCATCAAATTGAGCACCTTGATCATCAAAACCGTGGGTTATCTCATGACCAATAACAAAGCCAATTGCACCATAATTGACAGCAGCTGGCGCTTTGGGATCAAAGAAGGGTGGCTGTAAGATACCAGCTGGGATATTGATATTATTCATAGAGGGATCATAGTAAGCATTGATCGTTTGTGGTGTCATATTCCATTCACTTCTATCAATCGGCTTACCAATTTTGTTGAGATCGCGCTTGATCAAAAACTCATTAGCACGACTTACATTGAGCACATAGGGGCCACGGTCAATCTTCAAGGTGGAGTAATCCCACCATTTACTCGGGTAACCAACACGCTCTTCAATCAGGGCTAATTTTTGCAGGGCTGCCTTCCGTGTAGCAGGGGTCATCCAGCTTAGGGTGGTTAGATCGTTATGCAAAGCCTGGCGGATATTATGTAAAATTTCCAATACCTCCTTTTTGGAGTCAGGCGAGAAATATTTTTCTACATACAATTTACCAATAGCGAATCCTAGTGCCTCATTTTCTGTATGAACTACTCGTCGCCAACGCGGCAGTAATTTTTCTGTCCCCGTTAAAGCAGAAACCATACGGAAATTTTGCTCAACGAAGGGTTGCGATAAGTAAGCGGCGAAAGCATCGATTAAATGCCAACGCAAATAGATTTTCCAATCTTCGAGAGAAACACTTGGTAATAGTTCATTCACTTTAGTAAAAAATTCAGGCATTGCTAAATTAATTCGTTTTATTTCTGGTTGACCGATGGCGTTAAAATACCGTGGCCATGAAAAATTAGGGGTAATTTTATCGAGTTGTTTTATATCCATCATATGATAGATAGCATGAGGATCACGTTGTGCCGTTTGGGACATCGATGCTTTGGCCAAGGTTGTTTCAATAGTCATGATGGTCTTGGCTGCGGAAGCGGCTTGTGCGGGAGTATCGCCTAATAATTCAAACATTTTAGCGATGTGCTGCACATAGGCACTGCGAATTTGCTGAAATTTTTTATCGTCTTTTAAATAGTAATCGCGAGTAGGTAAGCCCAAGCCGCCTTGCATGGCAGCACCAATCATTTCGTTACTATTTTTGAAGTCTTGCATACTGCCAAAACCAAACAGGGCATTGACTCCAATCAGTTGCAGATGAGTAATTACCGTTTGCAAATCAGCCAAATTTTTTATGGAATCAATACGCGCAAATTCGGGGTTTAACGGTGTGGCTCCCAGTTTATTAATACGGTCCTCATTCATACCACTGAAGTAAAAATCACCGACTTTTTGTTCGATGCTGCCAGGTTTGGCTTGTTTGTCATTTGCTGCCTGAATCAGCATTTGATGAATCGTTTTTTGATTTTTCTCTTGTAGAATATAAAAAGTACCCCAACTGGCATATTCAGGAGGGATAGGATTTTGTTTTTGCCAGGTGCCGTTTGCATAGCTAAAGAAATCTTGATGAGGCGCAATACTCGTATCAAGCCAGTTTAAATGGAGTGCTTCGGCACCATCATTTGTGGTAGCAACTGGTTCTGCAGCGAAACTGGGTAAGCAGAACATCAGGGTGAAAATTCCATGCATTAATCGCATAAAAGAACTCCTTTAGAGTAGTTTTGTCAAAATCTCTATAATACAGTAATTAGAAGTATATCTATTCATTTTAGTATCATAGTAGTAAGGGGCAACGCCCTACTTGTCAATTCTATCTTTGCTATACTGATAAGGCGAATATCAGATTGTAGGGATACTTAGTTTATTATAAAGAGCGTCAAGGGAAAAACATGGATAAATTCCGCCTCTTTGTTTTCTTATTAGCCTTACCTTTTCTTTTTATCTCTCTTGCGAATGCTGATGATAGTGAGCAACGAGTCTGTACCTGGGCTGAGCAAATACTTATGAAAACCTTGTCAGCCAGTTATGCGGACACTGCCGAGGATATTGCGTCAGTTCAGCAATATTACATGCCTTCAGCCTGGTGGCCGATGAAGGAGTTTTTTTCCGATAAACGGGATTTAATCAATAACCAAAGACTGATTTTGCATCCGCAATTGCAAACAGCTGCTACAGTGATATCGCAGGGGTATTGCGGTGGTGTACTATGCTGGCGAGTCAATCTTGCTTTTTATATCCCTGAGTTACATCAGGATATTAAATTTTCTTTATTGATTTTGCCTACATCTAAAGGTAATGCGCCATTTATTGTTCAAAGTTTGGACATGATTCTGAGTTATTATTAACTGGCTTTATTGGGAAGGTTGACTAAGGGGGCGTTAGCATCTTCGCGATCGAGGGTTAGGATTTCTTCTAAATAGCGCCGTAAGACAATAGCTTCCGTTGTATACCCTAGGAGCTGTTCTTTGTTATCAAGGACAACCAATTCATTCGTAAAATTTTCTTTATTGGATTCAATATGTTGCGCTAGAGAGTCAGTGGCGTGGACACAACTTGGCTTTTCAATCAGTTTATCGAGGGGTAGTTGGGGATTTGTTGCCGCAGAGGCAAGTAAATGTTGGGCACGAATAAAACCAATAAAACGATTATGCTCTACAACCGCGAGGATTTGATTGTTTGTCTCGAGGAGAGGCAACAATTCACTCATTGAATGGTTAGGGGTTACCCGTAGTGGATTAATAAGCGCTAGATCAGCGAATTTTAAACTTCGCAAGCGGCCGATATCACGTGGGCTGGATAAATCATTCCCACGCACATGGAAGCGCCAGGTTGAGAATGAGTAACCAAACCAGTAACGAGTCAGATAATTGGCAATGACAACGGTAATGGCAGTAGTCACTACTCCAACTTGGAGACCAGCTGTTTCCAGCGTTAGCAGGACAATAGCGATAGGAGTACCAATAATCGAAGTGGCCACCCCTGCCATACCGGCAATAACGGTTAGATCAAGGGGGGCCTGAGAACCCAGGAAAGGAACAATAAGAAGACCATGAATTAGACAGCCTAGTGCCGCTCCCATAAATAGAGAGGTAGAAAATAGACCACCACGAAATCCTGAACCAACACAGGCGACTGAAGCAGCTATTTTTGCCAGTAAAAGAGCCAAGGTTGGGCCAATCAAATCGTAGCCATCAAGAATTTGTCCAATACTATGATGACCAGGACCCATCACTTGGGGGATAAGTAGAGAAATGGATGCTAAGATGAGGCCGCCAATGACAGGTTTTAAGGCTGCGGGGATCCCAACCAATTGAAGTAAATTTTCGAACGCAGTAGTTCCCCGCATGACCGCGATACCCACAATAGCAGCAGAAACACCCACCACTAAAGCCAGCGGAAAATGCCAGAGTGCTGGGATACCTAAATGAGAGGCAAGGAAAATAGGCCGGTAGCCAATCAGCGTATAAATGGCATGGCTACTCATCGCACTGGCCAAGAGGGTTGGTAACAAGGCGCGCATGCCATAACCACCAATAACCAACTCTAGAGCGTAGAAAGCGCCTGCCAGGGGGGCGCCAAAAATAGCAGCAATGC is from Legionella donaldsonii and encodes:
- the radA gene encoding DNA repair protein RadA, which gives rise to MKTKTRFVCNQCAAVFSQWAGQCTQCSAWNSVSEEGITVAGRNTRMGHYANQRSAVTSVEEVVLDAEVRMDCGLSELNRVLGGGLVDGSVVLIGGDPGIGKSTLLLQTLANLSQTQKVLYVTGEESLQQVAMRAKRLQLPLANLRLLAETQVEIILSHVQQEKPRIVVIDSVQTIFTETLSSAPGGVSQVRESAAQLVRFAKMTQTAVFIVGHVTKEGALAGPRVLEHMVDSVLYFEGQSDSRFRVIRAIKNRFGAVNELGVFAMTDRGLKEVANPSAIFLSRQPEATPGSAVMVTWEGSRPMLVEVQALVDEAHGQQAKRVTAGLEHNRLAILLAVLHRHGGVATFDQDVFINVVGGVKVTETGSDLALLAAVVSSLRNRVFDRETIIFGEVGLAGEIRPVQSGQERLREAAKHGFKRAIVPFANAPKQSNSSSMEVIAVKHLQEVLGQL
- a CDS encoding M13 family metallopeptidase, which encodes MFCLPSFAAEPVATTNDGAEALHLNWLDTSIAPHQDFFSYANGTWQKQNPIPPEYASWGTFYILQEKNQKTIHQMLIQAANDKQAKPGSIEQKVGDFYFSGMNEDRINKLGATPLNPEFARIDSIKNLADLQTVITHLQLIGVNALFGFGSMQDFKNSNEMIGAAMQGGLGLPTRDYYLKDDKKFQQIRSAYVQHIAKMFELLGDTPAQAASAAKTIMTIETTLAKASMSQTAQRDPHAIYHMMDIKQLDKITPNFSWPRYFNAIGQPEIKRINLAMPEFFTKVNELLPSVSLEDWKIYLRWHLIDAFAAYLSQPFVEQNFRMVSALTGTEKLLPRWRRVVHTENEALGFAIGKLYVEKYFSPDSKKEVLEILHNIRQALHNDLTTLSWMTPATRKAALQKLALIEERVGYPSKWWDYSTLKIDRGPYVLNVSRANEFLIKRDLNKIGKPIDRSEWNMTPQTINAYYDPSMNNINIPAGILQPPFFDPKAPAAVNYGAIGFVIGHEITHGFDDQGAQFDGHGNLKNWWTAEDLKKFQNATNCIKKQFSQYKVDGDLPVKGKLVMGEATADLGGLTLAYHAFHASKAYKNAKTINGFTPDQQFFLGTAHVWASNVRPQQLRNMVTTDPHPPMIYRVNGTLANMPQFQAAFAISEPSPMINQNRCVIW
- a CDS encoding DotI/IcmL/TraM family protein, which translates into the protein MDKFRLFVFLLALPFLFISLANADDSEQRVCTWAEQILMKTLSASYADTAEDIASVQQYYMPSAWWPMKEFFSDKRDLINNQRLILHPQLQTAATVISQGYCGGVLCWRVNLAFYIPELHQDIKFSLLILPTSKGNAPFIVQSLDMILSYY
- a CDS encoding chloride channel protein, whose protein sequence is MTSFSTPTLTTTDKVALGREVPNVKIILLATLGGAAIGTTVAGIRFCVGFIQTILFGTDVNLNAVSIAPWRLMAIILPGSLLLGLLLVLAGRFNRLSIVDPVEANALEGGKMSFMDSLTLVGLSAVSITIGGSVGFEAAMTQLGAGTLSAIGQRLKLPRSDLRILVSCGTGAGIAAIFGAPLAGAFYALELVIGGYGMRALLPTLLASAMSSHAIYTLIGYRPIFLASHLGIPALWHFPLALVVGVSAAIVGIAVMRGTTAFENLLQLVGIPAALKPVIGGLILASISLLIPQVMGPGHHSIGQILDGYDLIGPTLALLLAKIAASVACVGSGFRGGLFSTSLFMGAALGCLIHGLLIVPFLGSQAPLDLTVIAGMAGVATSIIGTPIAIVLLTLETAGLQVGVVTTAITVVIANYLTRYWFGYSFSTWRFHVRGNDLSSPRDIGRLRSLKFADLALINPLRVTPNHSMSELLPLLETNNQILAVVEHNRFIGFIRAQHLLASAATNPQLPLDKLIEKPSCVHATDSLAQHIESNKENFTNELVVLDNKEQLLGYTTEAIVLRRYLEEILTLDREDANAPLVNLPNKAS